From Streptomyces griseorubiginosus, one genomic window encodes:
- a CDS encoding L-fucose/L-arabinose isomerase family protein produces MATTEPLTTYAGEREAVLGELLPPVTRRRPRIGLVSGGLGTYWPQFPGLLPQLKESAAYVAERLGQLDAEVTDAGFVSDAQEGAAAAERLRRADCDLIVLFLTTYLTSSMVLPIAQRTHTPVLVVDLQPSERMDHASFDTGAWLAYCSQCSVPEVGNVFRRAGIPFRSVSGWLRQESAWRRVERWVRAAHVRAALRHARHGLMGHVYPGMLDVQTDPTLLSATFGSHVEVLEFDDLRHRVERVTEAETRERVALARRIFTVDDSVVDEDFAWGATVSVALDRLVEDFGLDSLAYYHRGLDGELHERLGAGMILGASLLTARGVPAAGEFELRTSIAQLASQSVGAGGSFTEIQALNFEDGVVEMGHDGPAHLALSSRDPLLRGLGVYHGKRGWGVSVEFDVRQGPVTLLGLGQDADGSLSFITSEGTVVPGPVLEIGNTTSRVDFGRDPGEWVDAWSATGVGHHWSLAVGHHGADFGAAASLLGIDHREV; encoded by the coding sequence ATGGCGACGACCGAACCCCTCACGACGTATGCCGGTGAACGGGAAGCCGTGCTGGGCGAGTTGCTCCCGCCCGTGACCCGTCGCCGGCCGCGGATCGGGCTGGTCTCCGGCGGACTGGGCACGTACTGGCCGCAGTTCCCGGGCCTGCTGCCCCAGTTGAAGGAGTCGGCGGCGTATGTCGCCGAGCGGCTGGGGCAGTTGGACGCGGAGGTGACGGACGCCGGGTTCGTCTCCGACGCGCAGGAGGGCGCAGCCGCCGCCGAGCGGCTGCGCCGGGCCGACTGCGATCTGATCGTGCTGTTCCTGACGACGTACCTGACCTCGTCGATGGTGCTGCCGATCGCCCAGCGCACCCACACCCCCGTGCTGGTCGTCGACCTCCAGCCGTCCGAGCGGATGGACCACGCCTCCTTCGACACGGGCGCCTGGCTGGCGTACTGCTCGCAGTGCTCCGTGCCGGAGGTCGGCAATGTCTTCCGGCGGGCCGGGATCCCGTTCCGGTCGGTGTCGGGCTGGCTGCGGCAGGAGTCGGCGTGGCGGCGCGTCGAGCGGTGGGTGCGGGCCGCGCACGTCCGGGCGGCGCTGCGGCACGCCCGGCACGGGCTGATGGGGCACGTGTATCCCGGGATGCTCGACGTGCAGACCGATCCGACGCTGCTGTCGGCGACGTTCGGCTCACATGTCGAGGTGCTGGAGTTCGACGACCTGCGGCACCGGGTGGAGCGGGTGACCGAGGCGGAGACCCGGGAACGGGTGGCTCTGGCGCGCAGGATCTTCACCGTCGACGACAGCGTGGTCGACGAGGACTTCGCCTGGGGCGCGACCGTGTCGGTGGCCCTGGACCGGCTGGTGGAGGACTTCGGTCTGGACTCGCTCGCGTACTACCACCGGGGGCTCGACGGCGAGCTGCACGAGCGGCTGGGCGCCGGGATGATCCTGGGGGCCTCGCTGCTCACCGCGCGGGGCGTGCCCGCGGCGGGTGAGTTCGAACTGCGCACCAGTATCGCCCAGTTGGCCTCGCAGAGCGTCGGTGCCGGGGGCTCCTTCACGGAGATCCAGGCGCTGAACTTCGAGGACGGGGTGGTGGAGATGGGCCACGACGGGCCCGCCCACCTGGCGCTCAGCTCCCGGGATCCGCTGCTGCGGGGGCTCGGCGTCTATCACGGCAAGCGCGGCTGGGGCGTCAGCGTGGAGTTCGACGTCCGGCAGGGGCCGGTCACCCTGCTCGGTCTCGGCCAGGACGCGGACGGCAGCCTGTCCTTCATCACGTCCGAGGGCACGGTCGTCCCCGGGCCGGTGCTGGAGATCGGCAACACGACCAGCCGGGTGGACTTCGGCCGGGACCCGGGAGAGTGGGTCGACGCTTGGAGCGCCACGGGGGTGGGGCATCACTGGTCGCTGGCGGTGGGCCATCACGGCGCCGACTTCGGGGCGGCGGCGAGTTTGCTGGGGATCGATCACCGGGAGGTCTAG
- a CDS encoding MFS transporter, protein MARTSPAPNQPEPPIEKRLWKVATLSGMASYLDAALIVSIGVNLAIYRDAYDMGVWMAGAISAIVTICIAVGSLVGGRLADVFGRRRLYNLDILCYAVGAVVITLAPDDITLLVGVLLAGLAAGADLPTSLAVVSDAAPDHARGRLIAFTQVMWMMGIIVVVFAGFALSDTGMLGARLITGHLAVAALLTWHLRSRLELATGPDPEQDRLPVEKPAEQQGVALKNVWTRAALVPMLATFAFYVTWGLGANTMGQFTTYLLVTVSGASQSVATGINLACLPIGLLLTLAFVRIADGPRRDRMFYVATVVQIAAFAIGTLTLGAIVGFLVFYVLYQLSYPFAGEANYKVWSQLTLPADTRGTTQGITYAVSRGVFAGVAFVTPALLDRSPSLLLWVITGCMALSAVAGVYIVRVLVPRASPAATAPADVKVAQT, encoded by the coding sequence ATGGCCCGAACCTCGCCTGCCCCGAACCAGCCGGAACCGCCCATCGAGAAGCGCCTGTGGAAGGTCGCGACGCTCTCCGGCATGGCGTCCTACCTGGACGCCGCACTCATCGTCAGTATCGGCGTCAACCTGGCCATCTACCGCGACGCCTACGACATGGGCGTCTGGATGGCCGGTGCGATCAGCGCGATCGTCACCATCTGCATCGCGGTCGGCTCCCTGGTCGGCGGACGTCTCGCCGACGTCTTCGGCCGTCGCCGCCTCTACAACCTCGACATCCTCTGCTACGCCGTCGGGGCGGTCGTCATCACGCTGGCGCCCGACGACATCACCCTTCTGGTGGGTGTCCTGCTCGCGGGTCTCGCGGCCGGCGCCGACCTGCCGACGTCCCTGGCCGTGGTCTCGGACGCGGCCCCCGATCACGCCCGGGGGCGGCTCATCGCGTTCACGCAGGTCATGTGGATGATGGGCATCATCGTCGTGGTCTTCGCGGGGTTCGCCCTGTCGGACACCGGCATGCTCGGGGCCCGGCTCATCACCGGCCATCTGGCGGTGGCCGCGCTGCTCACCTGGCATCTGCGCTCCCGGCTGGAACTGGCCACCGGGCCGGATCCGGAACAGGACCGGCTCCCGGTGGAGAAGCCGGCCGAGCAGCAGGGCGTGGCGCTGAAGAACGTCTGGACCCGCGCCGCCCTGGTGCCCATGCTCGCGACCTTCGCCTTCTACGTCACCTGGGGCCTGGGCGCCAACACCATGGGCCAGTTCACGACGTATCTGCTGGTCACCGTCAGCGGTGCCTCGCAGAGCGTGGCGACCGGCATCAACCTCGCGTGTCTGCCGATCGGTCTGCTGCTGACGCTCGCCTTCGTCCGCATCGCCGACGGCCCCCGGCGCGACCGCATGTTCTACGTCGCCACGGTCGTGCAGATCGCGGCCTTCGCGATCGGCACGCTCACCCTCGGCGCCATCGTCGGATTCCTCGTCTTCTACGTCCTCTACCAGCTGTCCTATCCCTTCGCGGGCGAGGCCAACTACAAGGTGTGGTCGCAGCTGACGCTGCCCGCCGACACCCGGGGCACCACGCAGGGGATCACCTACGCCGTCTCCCGCGGAGTCTTCGCGGGCGTCGCGTTCGTCACGCCCGCCCTGCTCGACAGGAGCCCCAGTCTGCTGCTGTGGGTGATCACCGGCTGCATGGCGCTGTCGGCGGTCGCGGGCGTCTACATCGTGCGTGTCCTCGTTCCCCGCGCGTCCCCGGCCGCCACCGCTCCGGCGGACGTCAAGGTCGCGCAGACCTGA